The following is a genomic window from bacterium.
ATTGAATTTATCTCCGATTCTGAGCATGTAACCTTACTTTTTCAGCAGAGCAAACTTTCTGGTCGAGTTTCAGCACTGGTAACCAGAGTAGCCGGGTCAATTGGTATAGGCGAAGGAAATAACACGTAAAGCTATGCGTAATTCGCAAAAAAAAATCAGATTAGGCTATGCTCGAGTACGCTCAGAGCAAGGACAGGCACTGGCAGAGTATATAATTTTAGTTGTGATTGTTTCGCTTGCGTTAATTCCGTTTTTCAAAGTTTTTCCGGAAGCGATACGAGGATATGTGCGGCCGTTTTACTATTGTATTTCCCGGCCGCTGCCCTGATTTTAGGACATTTTTTATTTATTTTTTATGAGGAGCTAGAGTCGACGTGGATAATAAAAGAAAACAATTACTAATTGCGATTCTGATTGCTGGTGGCGCGTTGTTCTTGAATAACTGGTACATTCAGGAGCGTATCGCACAAGTGACACCTAAGCGCGCAATCAAAGTAGTGCGTGCCAAGAGCGCGATCCCGAGTGGAGAACGTCTCTCCAGTAAACATGTTGAGACAGTGCAGGTTCCCGAAAATTACAAGCCCAAAGTTGCGATTTCTGACGCTGAAATCAGTCAATATTTTGGACAAGAACTCGCTGTCGACGTCTTACCAGGCGACTACATCTTGCAAAGTTATTTCACGCTCAGGCGCGCAGTTGGAAATAAATTATCAGATCTCGTAACAGGACAGAACTTTCGTGCCGTTACAATTCCGGTAGATCAGACAAGTTCGCTCTCTGGCTCGATTGTTTCTGGCGACCGCATTGATATCTTGTTAACTTTTGGCGTTCCAGGACTAAGCGGCAAATTTTCTACAGCGCTATTGCAGAATGTCCAGGTAATCGCCACAGGAAGTTATTCCGTAGTTGAGCAAGAAACTGGAGCGACTGTAACTCGTACTCAGCGCTATAATTCGCTCACATTATTACTGACAGCTCCCGATGCTGCTCGCCTAACCTATGCTCGGCAGACTGGAAAGATTGATATTTTATTACGTAATAGTGGTAATGACGCAATTCAAGAAATTCCTGCGATCTCTAATGTGTTGGATTTACTTTCCGCAGAAGAGCGCGAAAAGTTTGCTCGCTTAATTGCTGAGTCACGCATTCAACGGCCAAACCCGGAGGACCTAAAAAATTCAATGCGTGAGTTGATGGAAAGCCAGAAACGCCAAGGCCTTTCAGTTCCAAAAAGCTAGTAACGTTCAATGGTAAGTTAGCAAAACGAGGATGGGCATGGAGTATAAAGTCGTAGTTGAGTCCGATGGTAAGGTGCTTGAGACCAAGCTGTTTCATGATGCAACTTGCACAATCGGGCGAATTGCCGAGAATGACATTGTATTAGCAGAACGAGACGTCTCTAGTAAGCATGCAGAAATACGCCTCGGCAAGGACTCCCAGGGGCAAGTTAAACTTTCCGTGTCTGATGTTGGTAGCTCTAACGGCACATATTTAGAGGACCGTCGGCTTACTGCAAATGTTGAGCATGAGATTAAGCATAATCAGCGCATCGTAATTGGACGCTTTGTGATTAGGGCAGCGCTACAGACAAGTCAGACTGAACGGGCTGAAAGCAAGGTAAAGGGGCCTGTTGATAACGAAGAATTCACGCTACGCGCAAAAATTCACGTACAGTTGATTGATCGCCTTGACTTACGCCGCAAGGATATTCTTAAACTCACGGATTTCGAGCTGCGCGCCAAGACAGCAGAAATGGTCGAGCGTATTTTGGATGAAATGCGCTGGGAAATTCCAGCTGGACTCGATCGAGCACTATTAATTAAGCACGTCTTGGATGAAGCACTTGGTCTCGGGCCGCTTGAAGAGCTACTTGCCGATGAAAAAGTCTCAGAAATTATGGTCAATAGTTATGACCGAATTTTTGCTGAACGTGGTGGCAGGTTAGCCTTAACTCCACTTAGATTTTCTTCTGAGGCAACTGTGCTTTCGGCGATTGAGCGAATTATTTCGCCAATCGGCAGAAGAATCGATGAGAGTTCACCGCTTGTTGATGCGCGTTTAAAAGACGGCTCGCGAGTGAATGCCGTAATCAGGCCACTTGCGCTTAAGGGCCCGTGCATAACGATCCGTAAATTCGCAAAAACCCCTTTAACCATCGACCACCTTGTTAATTTTGGATCAATGTCTCGTGGAATGGCAGACTTTTTAAGCCTCGTCGTAACCCAACGTCTAAATGTTGTGATCTCTGGTGGCACAGGTTCTGGTAAAACAACTTTACTTAACGTGCTGGCGCGATTTATTCCCGAAGGTGAGCGCGTAATTACTGTTGAAGATGCTGCAGAACTGCAACTTGGTCGTGAACATATTGTCTCTTTTGAGACCCGCCCACCTAACTTAGAAGGTAAGGGTGCAATTGCGATACGTGACCTGGTGCGCAATGCCCTTCGGATGCGACCGGATCGAATCGTCGTCGGCGAATGTCGTGGTGCAGAAGCTTTAGATATGTTGCAGGCGATGAATACAGGCCATGATGGTTCAATGACTACTGGTCACGCCAACTCGCCAGTCGATATGATTTCTCGTTTAGAGACAATGGTCTTAATGGCTGGAATGGACCTTCCAGTGCGAGCTATTCGTGAGCAAATTTCTAGTGCGGTACATGTGATTGTTCAACAGTCACGTTTAGGCTGTGGTTCACGAAAAGTTACAGCAATTGCTGAAATCGTTGGACTTGACCCAGATGATGGGCGTATCCAACTGCAGGATATTTTTGTATTTAGACAGGATGGCTTTGATGATCAGGGTAAAACTCGAGGCAAACATCAAGCTACCGGTTATGTTCCTAAATTTTTCCGCCGCATGCAGCAGGAAGGAAAGCAACTTGATGGATCGATCTTCGCACCAGATGCTTAGGGGAAATTAGATGTTACAATTAGAATTATTACATGGCCTTTTAATTTTCAGTGCTGTAGCACTTGTAGCCTACCTCTTTGTTGATCGCATTCAATCAGCCGCACAAGAAGTTTCTCAGGCCCAAGCGGAGCAGGGCGCTAAGACGTTCTCTGATTTGTACTTAAGCATTCCTCCTGAGCTATTTTTCTTCGGCCGAGCATTAGTTGCCTTGATTGCTTTTTTCTTGGTCATGCCCTTGCACATTGTTCCAGCGATAACTGCGGCAGTTGCAGGTTGGTTCGTGCCTGCAATGTACTTAAAAAGGCTCAAAGAAAAGCGCCTGAAAAAAATCGAGGAACAGCTTGTCGATGGGCTGGAGTTACTTGGTAACGGACTGAAATCTGGATTAACTTTGCAGCAAGCACTAGAATTACTAATGCGAGAGTTTCCGCCACCGATCACGCAAGAATTTGGCATGGTTTTAGCTGAAACTCGCCTCGGGGTAGATTTAGTAGACGCGCTGCATAACATGGCAACGCGACTAAATTCTACAATTGTTTCGATCTTAGTTGCAGGTATTTCAATTACTAAGCGTTGCGGAGGAGACTTAACTGAAATTTTTCAAAATATCGCTGCTACGATTCGTGAACAGGCATTAATTGAAGGCAAACTCAATGCTGTGACAGCTCAAGGACGCTTTCAGGGATTAATTTTAAGTATTATGCCCTTTGCCTTGATTGTAATTTTATATTTTGTCGACCGTGGACATGTTGAGATCTTGTTTGGCTTTAAACTTGGACTGATTGCATTTTTTGCTGTGATCGTGATGGTTTGTTTAGCTCAACTGTGGATCCGCAAGTTATTAGCAATCGATGTCTAGAGGGTAAGATCAATGGAACCACAAACGCTATTAGTCTCGCTCCCGCTTGCCGCCGCCGCAGGATTACTTTATTCGTCGCTGTTTGGGAGAACCGACGACTTTTCAGCCTTTATTTCTGAACGTGATGCCCAGGAGCGTAGAGCTAATCGCGGAATCTTACTGAGAATTTTTGCAGGGCCGATTAAAACTCTGGGCGAAGTGATTGCGACGCTACCGATCGAGAAGAACCGAGAGGAGTTACGCAAGAAGTTGATTCAAGCTGGCAGCCCGGGCGGTTTGTCAGTTGATGAATTCCATGCCGCACGAATTATTGCAGTAGTGGTACTGGGCTTATCTGGTGCTTACATCGATTTCGAAATGGATCTCACTCCTGCATTAATGCTTGGACTTTCAGTTTTGGGAATTTTTTATCCTGATATTTGGC
Proteins encoded in this region:
- the cpaB gene encoding Flp pilus assembly protein CpaB gives rise to the protein MDNKRKQLLIAILIAGGALFLNNWYIQERIAQVTPKRAIKVVRAKSAIPSGERLSSKHVETVQVPENYKPKVAISDAEISQYFGQELAVDVLPGDYILQSYFTLRRAVGNKLSDLVTGQNFRAVTIPVDQTSSLSGSIVSGDRIDILLTFGVPGLSGKFSTALLQNVQVIATGSYSVVEQETGATVTRTQRYNSLTLLLTAPDAARLTYARQTGKIDILLRNSGNDAIQEIPAISNVLDLLSAEEREKFARLIAESRIQRPNPEDLKNSMRELMESQKRQGLSVPKS
- the tadA gene encoding Flp pilus assembly complex ATPase component TadA; the encoded protein is MSDVGSSNGTYLEDRRLTANVEHEIKHNQRIVIGRFVIRAALQTSQTERAESKVKGPVDNEEFTLRAKIHVQLIDRLDLRRKDILKLTDFELRAKTAEMVERILDEMRWEIPAGLDRALLIKHVLDEALGLGPLEELLADEKVSEIMVNSYDRIFAERGGRLALTPLRFSSEATVLSAIERIISPIGRRIDESSPLVDARLKDGSRVNAVIRPLALKGPCITIRKFAKTPLTIDHLVNFGSMSRGMADFLSLVVTQRLNVVISGGTGSGKTTLLNVLARFIPEGERVITVEDAAELQLGREHIVSFETRPPNLEGKGAIAIRDLVRNALRMRPDRIVVGECRGAEALDMLQAMNTGHDGSMTTGHANSPVDMISRLETMVLMAGMDLPVRAIREQISSAVHVIVQQSRLGCGSRKVTAIAEIVGLDPDDGRIQLQDIFVFRQDGFDDQGKTRGKHQATGYVPKFFRRMQQEGKQLDGSIFAPDA
- a CDS encoding type II secretion system F family protein, whose translation is MLQLELLHGLLIFSAVALVAYLFVDRIQSAAQEVSQAQAEQGAKTFSDLYLSIPPELFFFGRALVALIAFFLVMPLHIVPAITAAVAGWFVPAMYLKRLKEKRLKKIEEQLVDGLELLGNGLKSGLTLQQALELLMREFPPPITQEFGMVLAETRLGVDLVDALHNMATRLNSTIVSILVAGISITKRCGGDLTEIFQNIAATIREQALIEGKLNAVTAQGRFQGLILSIMPFALIVILYFVDRGHVEILFGFKLGLIAFFAVIVMVCLAQLWIRKLLAIDV